In the Paenibacillus sp. FSL H7-0357 genome, one interval contains:
- a CDS encoding response regulator transcription factor produces the protein MIKAVVVDDERLVRKGFISLIDWSSFGVVIVGEAGDGNAALALLREQETDLLFVDLTMPGMSGFDLIRQVRQRFPAIRCVVLTCHHEFDYVQEALRLGAVDYIVKTLLEVENADETIRRLVERIKWEDSNRESLSRSEGRIIAADKALLYLPLDPRASEEELFQLSVVKNHPLITFQDMWITPLHQRFAEEDGSRELKQVLGSRWQTALVSGLRDQSLQEVEKILGLSAQHALFYSGGAEEPARLNYAELKVMASEATIFSDEKDVLQGALNLRWTIDRGGWETFMAGVVTQQPSPQRVSDFGYALLGNWGALLLKPEETAQLQAAAGNNLNWCQWKHWLRQFSDHAQRRMIELGLSKEVMLCLIRAVRYMRSHAGDKINQSDVAAAVNMSRGYFSQCFARFAGESFGESLREMRLNLAKSLLLESNEPICEIACKSGFEDDRYFSRLFRDRVGKLPSEYRAEGMRT, from the coding sequence ATGATTAAGGCTGTTGTGGTCGATGACGAGCGGCTTGTGCGCAAAGGCTTCATCTCGCTGATTGACTGGTCGTCCTTTGGAGTTGTCATTGTCGGCGAGGCCGGGGACGGCAACGCCGCGCTGGCCCTGCTCCGCGAGCAGGAGACCGATTTGCTGTTTGTCGATCTCACGATGCCGGGGATGTCCGGGTTTGATCTCATCCGGCAGGTGCGGCAGCGGTTCCCAGCTATCCGCTGTGTAGTGCTGACCTGCCATCATGAATTTGATTATGTGCAGGAGGCGCTGCGCCTGGGTGCGGTTGATTACATCGTGAAGACACTGCTGGAGGTGGAAAATGCGGATGAGACGATCCGCCGTTTGGTTGAACGGATCAAATGGGAGGACAGCAACCGGGAGTCGCTTAGCCGCAGCGAGGGCAGGATTATCGCTGCGGACAAGGCGCTGCTCTATCTGCCGCTGGACCCCCGGGCCAGCGAGGAAGAGCTGTTTCAGCTCTCGGTGGTGAAGAACCATCCGCTGATCACTTTTCAGGACATGTGGATCACGCCGCTGCACCAGCGGTTTGCGGAGGAAGATGGCAGCCGTGAGCTCAAGCAAGTGCTTGGGAGCCGCTGGCAGACGGCGCTGGTGAGCGGACTGCGGGATCAAAGCCTGCAGGAAGTGGAGAAGATCCTAGGGCTGTCAGCGCAACATGCGCTGTTCTATTCCGGCGGAGCCGAGGAACCGGCCAGACTGAACTATGCCGAGCTTAAAGTAATGGCATCAGAAGCAACGATCTTCAGTGATGAGAAAGATGTACTACAAGGAGCACTGAATCTCAGATGGACGATAGACCGGGGCGGATGGGAGACTTTTATGGCCGGAGTAGTGACACAGCAGCCTTCACCGCAGCGGGTTTCCGACTTTGGGTATGCACTGCTCGGGAATTGGGGGGCTCTGCTGCTGAAGCCCGAGGAGACGGCGCAGCTGCAAGCGGCGGCAGGGAATAACCTGAACTGGTGCCAATGGAAACACTGGCTGCGGCAGTTCTCCGATCATGCGCAGCGGCGGATGATTGAGCTGGGCCTGAGCAAAGAGGTGATGCTCTGCCTCATCCGTGCTGTCCGTTATATGCGAAGCCATGCCGGGGACAAAATCAATCAAAGCGATGTTGCAGCCGCTGTCAATATGAGCCGCGGCTATTTCAGCCAATGCTTCGCCCGCTTTGCCGGGGAGAGCTTTGGGGAGAGTCTGCGGGAGATGCGTCTGAATCTGGCCAAATCGCTGCTGCTTGAAAGTAATGAACCCATTTGCGAGATTGCCTGCAAATCAGGCTTTGAGGATGACCGTTATTTCAGCAGGCTGTTCCGGGATCGGGTCGGCAAGCTGCCGAGTGAATACCGTGCGGAGGGGATGAGGACTTGA